One Gossypium raimondii isolate GPD5lz chromosome 3, ASM2569854v1, whole genome shotgun sequence genomic window carries:
- the LOC105793968 gene encoding uncharacterized protein LOC105793968, producing the protein MEVAVGKTLWLGLNPKIISCKQEKGIFVSNTFCRRACFPPRIRYRTLKFHGRKRHEYLRTAHAISSDVEDVGVSSQFEDFTVTPCSTEECRKLKIRVEVSGAKTRAIFNEVFDKMVADAQPIPGFRRVKGGKTPNIPREILLEVLGASKVYKQVITRVINSTVAEYVEKESLSVGKDLRVEQSIEDLEEIFEPDEIFSFDAVIQLQQSN; encoded by the exons atgGAAGTAGCTGTCGGTAAGACCCTTTGGTTGGGTTTAAACCCCAAG aTTATTAGCTGTAAACAAGAAAAGGGTATCTTTGTTTCTAATACTTTTTGCAGGAGAGCATGTTTTCCTCCTAGAATAAGATATAGGACTCTAAAGTTTCATGGAAG GAAAAGACATGAATATCTTCGTACAGCACATGCTATATCATCAG ATGTGGAAGATGTTGGAGTTTCTTCCCAGTTTGAAGACTTCACTGTTACCCCTTGTAGTACTGAAGAGTGCCGAAAGCTAaag ATAAGAGTCGAGGTATCAGGAGCCAAAACTCGAGCAATTTTTAATGAAGTATTTGACAAGATGGTTGCTGATGCCCAGCCAATCCCTGGCTTTAGAAGAGTAAAAGGAG GAAAAACACCAAAT ATACCTAGAGAGATTTTGTTAGAAGTCCTCGGAGCTTCAAAAGTTTACAAGCAAGTAATCACTAGAGTAATTAACTCCACTGTAGCTGAATATGTTGAAAAG GAAAGCCTCTCAGTTGGTAAAGATTTAAGAGTAGAACAAAGTATTGAAGATCTTGAAGAGATATTTGAACCtgatgaaatttttagctttgatGCTGTCattcaacttcaacaatcaaaTTGA